Genomic segment of Saccharomycodes ludwigii strain NBRC 1722 chromosome VI, whole genome shotgun sequence:
AATTCCAATTCAGGATTCAATGAAGAACCCACACAAGTTTCCTAAAACTCTATTTTGGGTTATGGTAGTGATCACTATAATTTTCATCAGTTGTGGCTTATTGTGTTATGGAAGCTTTGGTGATAAAGTAGAAACGGTCATACTATTGAATTTCCCCCAAGATAGCGTTATGACTCAGCTAACCCAATTTTTATATGCGATGgctattttattatcaacacCATTGCAATTATTCCCTGCAATTCGTATTTTAGAAAACCATTATTTGTTCCCCAAGAAGTCAGGGAAACATaacaagaaaattaaatggttgaaaaatgaatttaGAACTTTTATTGTACTTTTGAGTTGTTTAATTGCTTGGATAGGTGCTAACGATTTAGATAAATTTGTTTCCTTGGTTGGTAGTTTGGCCTGTATTCCattgatttatatatatcctCCATTGATGCATTCCAAGGCATTTCCAAAATATAAGCTTTTAGATTACTTTATTGTCATATTCGGGTTCACAGTTTTGTGCTATACAACCACACAGactattttattatggGTTAAGTAatgggaaaaaagaaaagagaaaaaaaaaaaaaaataaacataaagTAAGGACAGCAATGAACAATtttagcttttttttttaataaaaatattgatacacatatataaatataaataagatgtctttttaaaaagttaattaTCGAAGcatttgatattaaaataccatttaaaaaatggaaaaaaaaaagtttttcattataaatttttattagacTGACacttttcaaaacttgCTGTGTAGCGCCGAATTTTTACTACAACTTAATCTCTTATAGTACCCGGACGCATATCTTgattgctattttttttttttttttttttttttttttttgtatatacTTTTACATTTATCATTTGCTATGGTGGCgaatcctttttttcttcttctgaTCAACGAATACTTTAAGCCAATAAACTTTCAATCATTTTTctaaatagaaaaatacgaaaagaaataaaaaaaagaaaaacaaaacaaaacaaaacaaaacaaaacaaaacaaaaggaaaatatgGCACCAAGAGAAGATTGGGAGAAGGTTAAAGCACCACTtgcagaagaagaagatttaACGAAGGATGATAAAGTAACGCCATTGAGCGAAGGTGATAttcaagttttaaaaacatatgCAGCAGCACCATATGCtgacaaattaaaaagtatCTCAGATGATATAAAggatattgaaaaaagaattaaagaaaaatcagGGGTTAAGGAAAGTGATACTGGTTTAGCGCCTTCCCATTTGTGGGATATTATGGGTGACTCAAAAAGATTAAGTGAAGAACACCCCTTACAAGTAGCACGTTGCaccaaaattattaaagcCAATTCAGAAAATAGCgctgataataataacaacaccACTGCCAATGCTAATAATGACCACAATGAGGAGGATCTTCCAATAGGTATGGacgaagaagatgaagatgatgacgaAGATGCTAAATATGTAATTAACTTGAAACAAATTGCCaaatttgttgttggttTGGGCGAACGTGTTTCTCCCACAGATATCGAAGAAGGTATGAGAGTTGGTGTTGATAGGACCAGATACCATATTGAACTACCCTTACCACCCAGAATTGATCCAAGTGTCACTATGATGACTGTTGAGGAAAAACCGGATGTGACTTATACAGACGTAGGAGGATGTAAGGAACAAATCGAAAAATTAAGAGAGGTTGTTGAATTGCCATTACTATCCCCTGAAAGATTTGCCACGTTGGGTATTGACCCACCTAAGGGTATTTTACTATATGGACCACCAGGAACCGGTAAAACCCTATGTGCCAGAGCGGTTGCCAATAGAACCGATGCTACCTTTATTAGAGTTATTGGTTCTGAATTGGTTCAAAAATACGTTGGTGAAGGTGCAAGAATGGTTAGAGAATTGTTTGAGATGGCGCGTACTAAGAAGGCCtgtattatatttttcgaTGAGGTTGATGCCATTGGTGGTGCTCGTTTTGATGATGGCGCAGGTGGTGATAATGAGGTTCAAAGAACCATGTTGGAATTAATTACACAATTGGATGGTTTTGATCCTCGTGGGAACATTAAAGTTATGTTTGCTACCAACAGACCAAATACACTAGATCCTGCGTTATTAAGACCAGGTAGAATAGATCGTAAAGTAGAATTTTCACTACCTGACTTGGAGGGTCGtgctaatatttttaggaTCCATACGAAGTCCATGAGCGTAGAACGTGGTATTAGATGGGAATTGATTTCTAGATTATGTCCTAACTCAACAGGTGCTGAACTAAGATCTGTTTGCACTGAGGCTGGTATGTTTGCCATCAGAGCTAGAAGGAAAGTTGCTACTGAAAAAGACTTTTTGAAGGCTGTGGATAAAGTTATTAACGGTTACAAGAAATTTAGTTCTACTTCACGTTATATGCAATATAATTAGAAGctatatgtatattttgatatttttttttgtaatttactattaatattatatatatatatatatgtttaaaaaaaaaaaaaaaaaaactgtaaAATTTAGATGagtttcatttttttattagtgaTTTGTGATTTGGATGGTgtattttttctctctctctcgATCTGTATGTCATTTTGTGATCACTGACATTCAGATTTCCGTCTTCTTCATCTTGCCAGACAAAAACCTAAAGCCGAAATTATCGGCATGTAAGAATTATAGGACAAAGTCACTCAtcttatttaattattattataaatatacaagTGTATATAATTCATCAAATATTCTACATAAACATGCCATTAACACTCATTCCCACCAAGATACTAACCCCATACCGTCTGTCTGGCAACTGCCCAATAATGCATAAGCTGGTGgctttttttctatataaggtgtattattttctttcccatcctcttcttccttttgcttttgttcttcttttatCCTTTCTTCCAATTCTCTCTCTTTGGGCGATTTGGGTTTTACATCTACAAAAACTTCTTGTTCAACTCTAAACCTAATCATTTCATTAACATCAAAATACAGTTTTGTTTCTTCATCCATTGCCCAAATCCAAGCGTCATCATCTGGAGAATAACGTGTTCCTTcaaataacattttttcaGGAATAAAAATGTCATCAAAGACACCCCGTAAAGAAACTTTAATTCCTTCGGCAGTGCAATTTGTGATCCAACCCGTTAGAATTTCACCAACAAATGGTTTGAATACCAAACATCTAAAAACAACATTAATATAGGACCCACCATCACCTGGTTTTAATTGACCATCATCACACTCTAGTAAATCGTACACTGTTATTGCTAAACCAACTCTAGGTATGATCTTAttactatatttattatttaattcatGTAATATGGCAGATTTGACTTTTCTGTGAAATTGATCGGGTGGAATTCTAACTAAAtctgatatttttgttaaaataaacatactttttatgaaattaattttatttatatgaCGATGGATGGaggttcttttttttggcaaTAGATGGTTAAGTTAAAGACAGctgaaaaaaacaaaaaaaaaaactcaatagagtaaaaattaaagtttaataaagttattttttattcgattgattaaattttttttttttttttttttttttttttttttttcctagcaaaaaaaatttcaaagtTCTTAAGCTCTTAATTTCAAgctcgtttcttttttctttttattttgttttaatgtACAATAAATGCGAATAAATATATCAGCTCAACtgaatttgttttttttttgttttctttttttttttttttaaaccacTAATTTAACCCTTTTCAaatctttgaaaaatacttaaatctgttattattcttttcttcctttaaataaatataagaaccattcaaaaaaaaaaaaaaaaacaaaaaacagaaaGGTAATGTCCAGCAATAACAAGTTCAATAACAAATCAGCCAAAAAGTTTGCCATTGTTCATAGACCACATGACGATCCTAAATACTATGATTCTGAAGCGtctcaaaatattttaattccaGTAGAAAATCCAAATAAAGCACAGAAGGTGTATCAAAACCCTTTaagaaaaatcaaaaagaCACAACAGGTCACGAATTGGCGTGTAGGTGAAGCTGCTTTATATGGTATTGGATTTGATGATTCTAGTTATGATTATACCCAGCATTTGAAACCGATTGGTGTGGACCCAGAgcattctatttttattgcaAAAGATGaccaaaaacaacaaactaccaataaaaacattgaaGATTTATTTGTCGAACCCCAATATAAAAGTATGTCAAGTGCTAATAATACTTCAGTTTTTGATTTTGGTAAGGCCAAACCTGAATATTTGGAGCATCAGGTAGAAATAGCTGATGAGTTACGCGGGTTTAAACCTGACATGGATCCTGCTTTGAGAGAGGTTCTAGAGGCTTTGGAAGATGAGGCATACGTCATAAACGATGATATTGTAGTTACCGAACACATAGGGAAGGCCAAAAAGGATGGGAATGCTCCAATGGAGGGAGAAAAGGAAGGTgaagaatttgaaaacaGTGATGAACTGTTGGGTAGCGACGATGATATTTTTGCAGAGTTATTAGGTAGCGGTGAAACTAATGAGATGGAGCGTCAAGAAATATTAGATGAATGGGATATGGATAATTACGATGAGTACGGCGATCAAAATATAGATCTAAGTAAAATAGATGGCAACTTAAGCAATTTCAATGAGGCAGTTGATTGGAGTGCCGATGTGAGTCAATTTAAAAgagaacaaaaaatattgaacaAAAACGAAGTTACCAAGATAAATGATGATTTAGAATCACAAAATGATTTCGTGGAggatgaagaagaggatCAATTAGGTGACTTACCGACATTTAAAGGTAACACTAAGTCacaaaagaagaaacaaCGTAGAAAGAAGGGTGCCATGTCAGATAGTACTGGATTTTCAATGAGTTCCAGTGCTTTAGCAAGAACAGAAGTCATGACCGTATTGGATGATAAATATGACCAAATAATAGATGGATATGAGAATTATGAAGACGAATTAGAAGAAACAGCTGATGAGATACAAGAGTTTGACATGAAGATGGAACGTCCTGATTTAGAATCTCTAGTAGATGAATTTTTGGATACTTATGAACTAGAAAGTGGTGGTAGAAAATTAGTGAAAAAGAACCGAGAAAAGGATATATTAGTGGAAGCTGCTGATTCTGTCAGTAAGGGCAAAGTTTCCATAAAGAGAAACAAACTAAGACAAAAGAATAGTGGTGATGTTACTGGGATTACTACGGGATTAAGCAGTTTGAAGTTCTGAAAAGAATAAGACATTCTTTTATGAAAGGTATCGATGTataatatgtatatatatatatattttaaggTTATTTTGATCATTTATGGCGTAAAACTTGAATGAGAAAGAggtttatttctttatttttttatggttGTAGAAATAGTGCTTGGTGTACGGATGTAATTTTTGCGATTTACAGAAATTTGATATTATAAACGAAAactttgtttctttttgttcatTTGGCAAGGCTTTGCCTTTATGCATTTCCCCTTCtcccttttttatttttatttttatttttaccatttttacCCTTAgttttcatctttttttgctttcctatttttatttcaatgTCAATTTCACCCCTTCCAttagacaaaaaaaaaaaaaaaaaaaccactGTAAAGTATAAAAACTAAAGCATACACAAcatattatcaatataCTATGTCTAACAACAAcgaaattgaaaaattaaaaagacaAATTGTTGAATTACAGGATTTGGTTCAAAGACAAAACAAAgttatttcaaaaacagGCCAGTCCGTTTTAGAAATGCGAGTAGATATGCAAAAGGCTGCCATTAGAGAATTACCAGATATTAATccaaataatctttttagCAACTTTGCCACAGCAAAAAGCGGTACTAGTACCAACTCAAAATTCGACCCTTCAGATTTTGTTACTAATGAAGACATAGTTCAATTAGTAGGTGAATTACAAGGCCAATTAGATGCTATTgaagaaagaaatattaaaagaatagTTAATTCCactaaaaaagatttaaaagattatgTTGCACCTTTAACTAATGCAGATGGTGACAATCCAGTTGACTTGACGGATGACAAATTATTTCCCAAAACTGTAGGCGATTTTAAGAACATGGACAATATAACCCTATACCAATTGGCTAAATTTTACGAGTTATTGCCAGCTACAGTCAAGGACCAgcaaaattttgaaaattttttggaGGGAAAAATGCAGGATTTCCATATAACCGAATCTTTGACGAAGGAACAAATTGAACGAGAAATCAAGAATAATTTTAGGTCCGAAGAAGACTTGAATGATGTGTTTAATGACTTAGCCAGATTTTTGGGCTTAACTTTAAGAAGAGGGACCGATGCATGGTAAATTGTAgtacttatatatatatataaatatttattcaaGACGAATGATATTATACAGATaaacacacacatatacatatatgtTACTAATAGTTAacttttgtatattttacatattttgtttctaaTGTTATTATGATATTGATACTATTCATTActcattttcttcttctcttGTTATCAGTACGCTTGGAATCCCCATTCACATCCTTGCTAAATTTACGTTTAGGTTGTAATGGCTTGGAATCAGGAAATACTTCCAAGTCATGTTCCCTAATAATTCTCTTCCAATCCCAGTTTTTACGAACATATGTTTCCATGTTCCAGTTTTTCCAAACTTTTTTACCATACCCACTGTTCTTAATCTTTGGAGATTCTTCGTCTAAACTTTTAGCAATCCGTTCTTTGTATAATGTAAGCTTTGACGTAAACTCCCATAATTTATCAACAATATGAGACCCATATGCATTACATGATAACCCAACGATATCGGTAcacaatatatttaaaagtaatTTCCTCTTTAGAGTGTCCACTCTTTTCACTTGTAATATTGATTCAACCACATGAGAAAAAACTCCATGATAACACATTTGTAAAAAACGTTCCTTTGGTAGTTTCAACATGCTTTCTattgtaatatttaaaaaagtatcGTCATAATCAAtcaatttttccaaaaaaatagatcttcttctttcttcaGCAGTAGGCCAATCATCCTTTGTGTTACCCAAAGTACTTGAATTCAAAAGCAAGCAGCTTTCCAAAATGTTGTTGCCGTTATCTTCatctttgttgttattagatggataatatttttttatcaattggGAAACAATTTCAGGTTTCATGAAATCACCCTCCTTAACTGAGGCGTTTATAACCTCGATACCAAAATCTATATtagaatttaaaattatactCAACTCAGGTACAATTTGGCctaaaatttctttaacTTGTGAATCACCTAGGTTTTGCAAACAACTTTGTATTACATAGGCACCAGTGGTATCTCTTTTGCTTAGTTTTACAACTCTATCCTTCATGTACAAATTGTATAATCTAGTTGCATATTTTGGCTTGGTAAAACTGATACAGTTTTGTAAGAAATGACTACCTACAGCATCGGACAATAAATATTCCGTAAAAGATTCTTCTTTGGGATCTTTTTCTGgagatttagaaaaaattaaaaaccaAAACTTACGGTCTCTATCAAAGATACCCTCGGtttgaataattaattGAATGACTGGAGAGGCAATTTTATCGACACACAATTCCCTAAATTTAGTTATATTAGTACTGGTGACTGAATTGTCTTTACTagtaaaatcaaaatataatttttgaaatatttccTTCAATTCCAATTTAAATGAATCTGGTGTTTGATAAGTCTTGTTAAAATCATCATTGTCCTTTAGATCAATCATTTTACGAgctatttttgattttttggAACGCAATGTAGAATTGGCCATTGTTGAAGATGGTAGCTTTTTGGAGGACAAGATTAGGACAATTAATCTGAAAACATGAGAAGCGTATTGATGTGAAATCatttctttcatttttggtTTCAATTCATTTAACATAAATAAGAACATACTTTCCATAGGTGCAAAAACAGCTTGGTCTGCACCAGTATCCTGTTCAATTTCAAAAGAAGGTGTCAATAACTCTTTCTCCACTAATGCTGTACTTCGAACTAGTAAAGTTTCTAAGACATGAgatgaatatttttgacAACTGATGTTATAGAAGAACCCATCGAAtgatttgaatattttttttaattggaTACCATCACTTTCCAAGATTAATCTTTCCATCAACTTGGAGCAAATTTGAGAGGTGGctaattttaattctttgCCCCTTGATTCTTCAATAACactatttataaatatattcttttcttcctcATTCTCAAAGGTATCAATCGCAATTGTAGATTCAGCTTGTTTGAAATATTCCAATTCTTGTGTATCTAATACCCCAAAAAAAGTGTTTGGACCATTTCTATTAGAGTTGGATGGTTCATCTTCATTGTATTGATTGTTGCTGTAGTCATCGTTGTTATCAGCAGTAGCACTATTTCCATCCGAGTAAGATTCTTGATCTTTACCAGTAGCTGGTTGAAATTCTGTTTCCTTTTGTTTCTTCTGCAATCTTCTACCTCTTGTTTTACCCATTGCGTAtgcttttatatatatgtgtttTCTTTGTGTATTACTTTAGTAGTATGGGTACTTAAATGTGGTAGTCTTGAAAGACATAATAcgtatttaaaatttgtttgaaaaatacaacagatttttctttatcatttttgaCTTcgaggaaaaaaaaaagaaacaaaaaaaaaaaagaaacgagaAAAAATACGTCATTTTAACACCAATGTCCGATAACATGGCACTTCGGAACTCGGTTTATTGCAGTTTGCTTTTAACAAGAATTAAATgcggggaaaaaaaaaaaaagaaaaagaaaaagaaaattattatatataaatattaacgAACAAAACTTTCTATTTCAATAGATACAAATATCTGTTTTTCCTCAATGGATCTACTTCAACAAGCTTTTCCAACATGATCCTTCTATCGTCTGTTCTACCTCCTTTTTCTACTTGTAATTTATCGAAAAAGATCGTTTGAATaacaattaatatttttaaacacCAATTGTTATCCTTACCTGAAAACTCtatttcatcattattaattatcTGAATAGAGTCTTCAAACTGTTTCAACACATTCAAATATCCATCACCACCCTCACCAGTTTGCAAAATACCCACAATGGTTGCGTCTGTTATGAACCATTTCAAATATATCCAAACTGATTGATCTTCTGCATCGGTAAAAATAGCATTTGTCAAATAactaatttcatttttgatCAACTCTAACTTAGCGCTGTAGCCCTGTAATTGACTTAATTTCCCAGGAAATAAGCTGGCTCTTTGATGCCATGcagaaaaattggaaatgtCTTTGTTAATTTTCACAGTAGTATAATCAAACTCAGTTTCATTCAACAAA
This window contains:
- the MRP8 gene encoding Mrp8p (similar to Saccharomyces cerevisiae YKL142W | MRP8 | Mitochondrial Ribosomal Protein), whose product is MSNNNEIEKLKRQIVELQDLVQRQNKVISKTGQSVLEMRVDMQKAAIRELPDINPNNLFSNFATAKSGTSTNSKFDPSDFVTNEDIVQLVGELQGQLDAIEERNIKRIVNSTKKDLKDYVAPLTNADGDNPVDLTDDKLFPKTVGDFKNMDNITLYQLAKFYELLPATVKDQQNFENFLEGKMQDFHITESLTKEQIEREIKNNFRSEEDLNDVFNDLARFLGLTLRRGTDAW
- the LTV1 gene encoding ribosome biogenesis protein LTV1 (similar to Saccharomyces cerevisiae YKL143W | LTV1 | Low Temperature Viability), producing MSSNNKFNNKSAKKFAIVHRPHDDPKYYDSEASQNILIPVENPNKAQKVYQNPLRKIKKTQQVTNWRVGEAALYGIGFDDSSYDYTQHLKPIGVDPEHSIFIAKDDQKQQTTNKNIEDLFVEPQYKSMSSANNTSVFDFGKAKPEYLEHQVEIADELRGFKPDMDPALREVLEALEDEAYVINDDIVVTEHIGKAKKDGNAPMEGEKEGEEFENSDELLGSDDDIFAELLGSGETNEMERQEILDEWDMDNYDEYGDQNIDLSKIDGNLSNFNEAVDWSADVSQFKREQKILNKNEVTKINDDLESQNDFVEDEEEDQLGDLPTFKGNTKSQKKKQRRKKGAMSDSTGFSMSSSALARTEVMTVLDDKYDQIIDGYENYEDELEETADEIQEFDMKMERPDLESLVDEFLDTYELESGGRKLVKKNREKDILVEAADSVSKGKVSIKRNKLRQKNSGDVTGITTGLSSLKF
- the BET4 gene encoding Rab geranylgeranyltransferase BET4 (similar to Saccharomyces cerevisiae YJL031C | BET4 | Blocked Early in Transport), with amino-acid sequence MIKQKKLKDQAKIKYYRELNNQLLIAYKTNHKYDLESFKLTSIVLDLNPELNVAWNFRRKIILNYFLQNTDSSVAFDWNQELNFTMLQLKRYPKVYWIWNHRTWCLRYVNDIQMWQNELHLVDKMLAVDARNFHGWTYRRYVVSQLKKNEPSNSDLLNETEFDYTTVKINKDISNFSAWHQRASLFPGKLSQLQGYSAKLELIKNEISYLTNAIFTDAEDQSVWIYLKWFITDATIVGILQTGEGGDGYLNVLKQFEDSIQIINNDEIEFSGKDNNWCLKILIVIQTIFFDKLQVEKGGRTDDRRIMLEKLVEVDPLRKNRYLYLLK
- the NOP9 gene encoding RNA-binding RNA processing protein NOP9 (similar to Saccharomyces cerevisiae YJL010C | NOP9 | NucleOlar Protein), producing the protein MGKTRGRRLQKKQKETEFQPATGKDQESYSDGNSATADNNDDYSNNQYNEDEPSNSNRNGPNTFFGVLDTQELEYFKQAESTIAIDTFENEEEKNIFINSVIEESRGKELKLATSQICSKLMERLILESDGIQLKKIFKSFDGFFYNISCQKYSSHVLETLLVRSTALVEKELLTPSFEIEQDTGADQAVFAPMESMFLFMLNELKPKMKEMISHQYASHVFRLIVLILSSKKLPSSTMANSTLRSKKSKIARKMIDLKDNDDFNKTYQTPDSFKLELKEIFQKLYFDFTSKDNSVTSTNITKFRELCVDKIASPVIQLIIQTEGIFDRDRKFWFLIFSKSPEKDPKEESFTEYLLSDAVGSHFLQNCISFTKPKYATRLYNLYMKDRVVKLSKRDTTGAYVIQSCLQNLGDSQVKEILGQIVPELSIILNSNIDFGIEVINASVKEGDFMKPEIVSQLIKKYYPSNNNKDEDNGNNILESCLLLNSSTLGNTKDDWPTAEERRRSIFLEKLIDYDDTFLNITIESMLKLPKERFLQMCYHGVFSHVVESILQVKRVDTLKRKLLLNILCTDIVGLSCNAYGSHIVDKLWEFTSKLTLYKERIAKSLDEESPKIKNSGYGKKVWKNWNMETYVRKNWDWKRIIREHDLEVFPDSKPLQPKRKFSKDVNGDSKRTDNKRRRK
- the RPC25 gene encoding DNA-directed RNA polymerase III subunit RPC25 (similar to Saccharomyces cerevisiae YKL144C | RPC25 | RNA Polymerase C) codes for the protein MFILTKISDLVRIPPDQFHRKVKSAILHELNNKYSNKIIPRVGLAITVYDLLECDDGQLKPGDGGSYINVVFRCLVFKPFVGEILTGWITNCTAEGIKVSLRGVFDDIFIPEKMLFEGTRYSPDDDAWIWAMDEETKLYFDVNEMIRFRVEQEVFVDVKPKSPKERELEERIKEEQKQKEEEDGKENNTPYIEKKPPAYALLGSCQTDGMGLVSWWE
- the RPT1 gene encoding proteasome regulatory particle base subunit RPT1 (similar to Saccharomyces cerevisiae YKL145W | RPT1 | Regulatory Particle Triple-A protein or Regulatory Particle Triphosphatase) gives rise to the protein MAPREDWEKVKAPLAEEEDLTKDDKVTPLSEGDIQVLKTYAAAPYADKLKSISDDIKDIEKRIKEKSGVKESDTGLAPSHLWDIMGDSKRLSEEHPLQVARCTKIIKANSENSADNNNNTTANANNDHNEEDLPIGMDEEDEDDDEDAKYVINLKQIAKFVVGLGERVSPTDIEEGMRVGVDRTRYHIELPLPPRIDPSVTMMTVEEKPDVTYTDVGGCKEQIEKLREVVELPLLSPERFATLGIDPPKGILLYGPPGTGKTLCARAVANRTDATFIRVIGSELVQKYVGEGARMVRELFEMARTKKACIIFFDEVDAIGGARFDDGAGGDNEVQRTMLELITQLDGFDPRGNIKVMFATNRPNTLDPALLRPGRIDRKVEFSLPDLEGRANIFRIHTKSMSVERGIRWELISRLCPNSTGAELRSVCTEAGMFAIRARRKVATEKDFLKAVDKVINGYKKFSSTSRYMQYN